The following nucleotide sequence is from Salvia splendens isolate huo1 unplaced genomic scaffold, SspV2 ctg289, whole genome shotgun sequence.
AGCTATTTCCTAACCAAATTAATACCAAACAGCCTAGGTATTAAAATCTCCAAAGAGCATGAACTATTTCATTTTCCGTTCGTccatgaaaagtatgaactttctaattttaataaagtcaAATAACATATTACcattacacatcattttatttacaacttatatcattaccattaacaacttataccattacaaTAATGTGAACCCACTATCACTAACATTATTTCACTACCCTtgctctctctcttactttttcccttatttattaaaacccgtgtcgaacccattgttcatactctttgggacggagggagtacaatctTAGCCAATCTCGATCTTATTTTGTCCAACATTTTGAAAAAGCCAACATAAAATTGTAAACATTTCATAAGGTGTCAAGCAAACAAACTCAACTGACATAAAGAAATTGACTTTCTCACTGATTTTCGGTTTAATTATTATacaatttcatttataatatttttaatttcattatttgtaaaagtaaaattcaaataaaataattttaaattacattAATCTAACAACAAAATGACATTAAAATTCAATGTTGGAATCTTTTGGTAGTGACCACACTTCTTTGATAAAATCTTGTCATGTCAACCCTCAAAATTGAGATGACACCTTGATTTTGGGGTTTGCTTGTGAAACCAAACTAGAACCGACTTCTTCGTATGCGCAATCAGTTACGTTTTTTCTTTCATAAATATAATCATATTTTGCAATATACTGCATGCATACCTAATGTTGGCAATCCACAGTCGATGCCACAATTCATACACATTTCTAGTGGAATTTAGAAATGTGTATGAAGAGACAACTACATTTAAAGTCATTTAGTAGGACCATGAAACTACTTACTGTATTAGTTTTCTAACATGCATGGTTTTCCAATTCCTATGGAAGCTACTTATCAAGTCAACGTTGCGCAGAAAGGATCAACAATCATTTTATAagtggaataaattccaaccaattccgataaaataaatgaaaattaagaTTTGAACTCTTTCCAAAACTGCTTCTAAAATGTACAAAGTTTCCAGCACCATTATCTCAATCAAACAATGTGAAATGCTCATACCAACCAATCCTACAAAATACCTACAAGAATCAAAATCAGCAACACCAACACACAAGCAATGCTTAATATTCTAATTCCACACATAAATACcacataatataaatcaatagtAAGACAACAATTTATCTTCTAACACAAGAAGTGTTTTACATCACTATTAGTAGATTAAAGTACATACCAACATAAATAACTAGGTACTATATAGTGCCATAATCTGGAATAATTGAAAGTACATACCAACATAGATAACTAGATACGATATATTAGGATTGTGTTATTGCAAATATATCATAAGAAACTGAGGAATAAGAAAAAGATGGGGGAAAAGGGAAATTTTCTGAACATGTGAAAATATATGTATTCCACTGTTTTTCATCAAAGTAAGCACGTTGTAAGATAGTTAACTAACTGTACATACATACCGTTGTAAAAGAAGGATGATATGTCCTTTTATCATACGTAACATCAAGAGCCGTCATTTCCTTGTTGTTAACTGCCTTAATGTCAACCCTCTTGTCTCAGGTTAAGGTACTGACTATCTTGGGATGATTATCCTTGCTGGCGATATGCAGGGGCGTGTCTCCGGATACATCTTTCATGTTTATGAGGGAGTTGAGATTTGGATCCTTGAGAACAAAATTGACCACATTATATCTTCCTTTGTGAACAGCAATATGTAGAATATTACGACCAGCCATGTCAAGCAGCTCCTCTGCTTGGGGGAATTCTTGAAGCAAAAACCTAATGACATCAACATGGCCTTCAAGTGCTGATAGGTAGTTTACCTGTTCTGTCTCTTCGAGCTGCATTGAGAGCATATTCAGATAGAAGATAACGTGTTGCTTCTAGGTGACCCAAACATGCAGCAATATGAAGAGGATTTCTTCATTCACTGTCTCTTACTTGGATTCGCGTTGATTATGGCTTTTAAAACAGCTGacggaaaaaaaaaaccaaaagtATAAGCAACCAATCTAATCAAGTTCGGGTTACCAAGCAAACATGGAATGGAATCATTATTATTGAATACATACCTATGTCCTTCCTCTCAATTGCTGCTTTAATGGGAGATTTATTCTCCTTCTTCTCAATAACTGCTTGACGGTGAGATTTATTCCCCTTCTTCACATCCCTCATATATTCTGATTCAATGAAAAAATTACTCTCGAAAAGCAGATTCAGGCGGCTCTCGTCCATGCACTTCTCCAGAAACGAAGAGACGCGTTCCACGAGACCAGCTTTAGCTACCAGATAAATGGCAGATTCCCCATGGTTGTTAAGGTGATATGATAGCTCAGAATCTTGTTTATAGCCACAATTATTTAATACAATACCAGACACTAAGTTTTTACGAATACCAGGTACATACACAACATTCTTTAAAACTAAAGAGTTTCCAGAAGTAAACACTAGGCTAACAGTTCCTATTCATTTGATTGGTTCAGTTGCAACATTGCCCATCTTCAATGAAGATCCATCTTCAATTGGTTTGAAATCTTTGAACCATTGACGATCCTTGCACACATGACATGTTGCACCCGAATCAACCCATCACGAAAGATCATCATCCTGCACATAGAGTGCTTCAGAAATTATTGATGCATAATAATTCTCAACAGAATGATCATTAGGTACAGAAAATGAACCTGATTGTTTTCCATTACCAACAGAGCCTTTTTCAATATAACGTATGGACTGTTCGATTTGGAAGTCACTTCCAAGTTTGGCCAGATTCAACTCCTCCTTCTTATGTTTcagattatttttaaaatccttCCAGGAGGGTGACAGTTTATCGATAATACTAGAAACACAAATGGATTCATCCATTTTCAATATCATATTGGGAAAACTGTCCCAATATCCTCAATAATTCGTAGACAGACCTCGAATCCACCATTTTATAGTTAATAAAATTCCCAACAAGAAATTACTTGCTAGAGGCATCTTCTGCCATATATTTGGCTTCGAGGGAATCCCACAATTCTTTAGCAGACTCTACGTTTTGATACACATCAAATACGGAATCAGACATACGGTTTAAGATGTGACCACGACATATGTAGTCTTCGTTCTCCCACTTCATCCGCCTCCTCGTTTGTTCCAGAGTTTCATTCTCAACAGCCTCGGGCATGGGAGTACTCAGAACATACACGACCTTCAAATTCGCCAACATAAAATGCATCTTCTTTTGCCATCGTTTGAAATCATGGCCAGCAAACTTGTCCAACTTCGCAAAACCTTTCGTTGCTTCATTCGTCGTTTCCTAGTTCGACATCTTCACCAAATTTATTTGATCTTTGTTAATGAATTTATTGAAACGTGAATAAATCGGATGTCCTGAAATGCgtgaaacactttcagatcaaatcaatttggtggttctaccaatatttgatcggatacaattcaggttttCATAAGATTCGTATGTTGATTTTTCGATCCTTCTTTGAACCAGAAAATGATCAATATGAAGAGGCTGAAAATGAAACGTCGCGTCTCTTCGTTTTCACAACTGTTTTTAACAGTTTTTGGCGGGTTTCGAAAATTGTAATTTAGTCCTTCAATTATCcgaaaattatatttccggatGAATTTCCTACAcagctcgaccccagccaggggctctgccccttggaccccgctactcgggggGGCGCTGCCCCTGAACCCCCGTCTAAccataatgaattcaaacaagcgtgcactccgcacttccaacttatatgatgtctcattatggcaatattgatcaatcaagttaatccaattacactaaaataaccaaAACAAGAAAACAGGAAACAAGGAAATAGAATAGATCTTGGCGATGGCTCAGCTACCCGCCTATAGAACAAATCTATTCTCCAGAAACCAGATCCAAGGGAGCAACATTGAATCCACAAGTGATTCACCTCACACCGCAGATACGAACACCAAACCACTCCTTCACACCGGATCTATAACCTCATAACACAGCCTCACACCGATTCCCTTATACCCCAAAACCCTAGATCTCACGCACACACCAGCAACCGAAGTAGTTGCTTAAACCAGCAAAGCTACTGATATATCACTCAAAGAAACCGTGATAACCGCTGGAGAATGAGAGAgtgtagagagagaagagagaattcACAAAAGTGAGTGAGTAGAGAGAGACAAAGTATTCTAGAATAataagagaaaggaaaggcttGCCTCTCACATAACAAACACAATCCACAATCCACAATCCAACGGCTCCAATCTAAGATCCGGGTGAAGAGGACATATGGCAACATCTGGTGGTAGAGGGATGTAAATTTGGGCTTAGCCCAAATAGGCTAGTAAATAATAAACAACCCAAATAAGGTCCATCATAAATATTTAACATACCCCATATTGGATAAtggacaagagttgcaagcatataaatgggctaccccaactccattaatATAAGGCTTTTTGGAAAGttccccaagagcaaaaccgtgagggttTTGCTCAAAgtggacaatatcatactaatgtggactTCGGGTGTGCAGACCGATccccaacagtggtatcagtgCCCTAGTTCAgggctgggcctgtgtggctcggggttcggtggAGTGCACTTGCAAGTTCTCCAATGTCTCTGCGTGAGCTCGACCAAGATTACATGTGGTGACCTGCAACATGGGTTGgacatgtggtcttggtctggtggttttggtttgaggggaggattgtggtaaagcaaaccatatcccacattggagaatggacaagagttgcaagcatataaatatgctaccccaactccattagtatgaggccttttgggaagttccccaagagcaaaaccgtgagggctttgcccaaagcggacaatatcatacttaTGGGGAGTTCGGACGTGCACACCGATCCCCAACACTTAATAAACTAATAACACATAAGGAGCCGCTCCTATTGCACGTCGGGATCTAGCAGCCCCGGCGGGCACcattcttttgattttttttataacttttatctataaaatatttattcctaattcatttttttcattccattctatttatttttttccaattaatttattctattccaattaaaatataactaTAATTGTTTAGATAATAAGATTTATGACTATGGGGCAGCTATTATTAGGCTAGACAAGTTTTTTGTAGATGTGGTGTGGCTCTTCCGCTATGGACACCCTCGTGTAGAGAgctctttctatttttgttctaagcCGCTAATAGAATTCCATTTTCATGAAGGAGTTTAGTTTTATTCCGACTTAGGGAGTGAGGCCTGACCATCATGCGTCTTTATTAATAAAACGCATAACCATCATGCGTCTCTACGTAATgacgcacaaccattatgcgTTTTTAAAGACGTACCCTTATGTGTCTTGGtgtaatgacgcataacccttatgtgTCTTTCCGTCGGGTTTTAACAGAAGGCAGAAGGCAGAAGCAGCGCACATAAGCAGAATACACTTTCAATTCCTCTCTCGGGTGTATGCGATTTCGTGTGATGTTCGGCGATTTCTATCGATTTCCAACGTTTTCTCCAtaagttccggtaattgttcttcaatttagctacattcatcattattcatgtttattttgctttcatttgttagttttacccaatttattaaattagggcttgtaggaaaaatgtccctaattgttgtttttttaaaatatttttgatgcagatatcatgcaagtatttgtgagtttgtattgggctggtagagtagttcaactaccacatatgaGTATTGGTTATGAACCATCTCGTGCGAGGATGGTctcaatgtgggcattctttcccacgcccataaCTGCAAAAGAACCATAGGTCCACTCACATCTCTTTTCTGCCTGCCTACAGAAGCCTCACATAAATAATGATATAGAAATGCTAAAGCAACACTACCCCAACTGATAGTAGACACTTCTTCCGGATGGTCAAAGGCATTTAACCACATAAAGGGGACCTTGCACCCTGTGGTGTCCGGTATAATAATCCCCTAACAAGATCAAGGCATGTATACGTGCCCTTTGGATGTATGCATAATCATGCAGCCCATCACCCAAAGGTATCGTCGTTTGGTGGATAAGAGATGTCATTAACAAATCGCTCTGCTACGTTTCTGTTTCTCCGTCAGGTATCAATCCCAACACATCTCGACACTTGCTGGGCCAATCTTCATATCCGTTAGGGTAGTCACGGCCAGTGAAAACACgaccgtctgctctcaaaccccacaggcttTGGTCATCCTGTAAGGTTACGGTAACTTCTCCAACTGGTAGGTGGAAACAGTGTGTCTCATGTCCATCCTCATCGGCCTTTCACATTCCAACACGCCTTTGAAACCCCATACATCAAGCCAATACttcacattttcatgtatttGCATTGCCCAAACCTTACTTTCTGTCCGACGAACTCTAAAAACATTTGATGTGCCATTTGTCAACAATGAGGCTAAAATGTGTTCGTTTTGATGAAAGTGTAATGAGGGATCCTCATGTCCATAACATAACGGTTCTTCGGAACTTGAAGATGCCATCTGCTTCGAAACATTCACCCAAaagttttttgaaaaatattgtaaaacataaccaagattcaatttttatcataaaaactcAACAATCCAACTTAAATTGCAACTTCAATTGAAAAACAGCAAGCTATATTCCAATTTGAAAACATAATCAAGATTCAAATTTTATCTTAGTAAAAAGGGGCGCAATTACAAAAATTGAATCACTTACTTCTACCCATTGAATTATATACATGTGAAACACACAAATAGGcaataaaacaacaaaaaacgaccgtaaatttatcaatttcatcataaaccttAATTTGCTAAATTAGCGAAAACATGCACAAATTAAGCAATAAAGGATGAATGTAGCCAAATTGAAGGACAATTACCGAAATATGTTTGGAAACGGTTGAAATCCGTCGGAAAACGGTCGGAAACAGTTGAAAATCGCCGCTGCTGAATGCTCTGCTGCTTCTGTTGTTGTGAGCGTTCTGCCCCCTTAAAACCCGACTAGAAGACGCATAACTGTTATGCGTTATTCTACAAAGACGCATTGTGCGCCATTAAGTGAAGAAGCATAAGAGTTGTGTGTCATTAGAAAATGTCAAATGTTTGTGCGTCATTACACAAAGACGCATAAGATTTCATCATTGTCCAAAGACGCATAACTGTAATACGTTTCATTAATAAAGACGCATAAcaattatgcgtcactccctgagtcggaatTAAACTAAAgcccttcattaaaatggaattctatTAGTATGcaagaacaaaaatagaatttttacCTAGTGTAGAAGGGATCAAAGGGATCAAGAGTCAAATTTGTAAGTGGAATAAATTctaatcaatttttaaaaaatgacaaCTAAGATTCAAACTCTTTAATTTCCAAAACAGCTATATAAGAACATAAAGTTTTCTAGCACAATTATCTGAATCAAAGTGGAATCCTCACACCAAACA
It contains:
- the LOC121789599 gene encoding ankyrin repeat-containing protein ITN1-like; protein product: MHFMLANLKVVYVLSTPMPEAVENETLEQTRRRMKWENEDYICRGHILNRMSDSVFDVYQNVESAKELWDSLEAKYMAEDASSNIIDKLSPSWKDFKNNLKHKKEELNLAKLGSDFQIEQSIRYIEKGSVGNGKQSDSELSYHLNNHGESAIYLVAKAGLVERVSSFLEKCMDESRLNLLFESNFFIESEYMRDVKKGNKSHRQAVIEKKENKSPIKAAIERKDIGMYSIIMIPFHVCLLEETEQVNYLSALEGHVDVIRFLLQEFPQAEELLDMAGRNILHIAVHKGRYNVVNFVLKDPNLNSLINMKDVSGDTPLHIASKDNHPKIVSTLT